A single window of Prochlorococcus marinus XMU1410 DNA harbors:
- a CDS encoding 3-phosphoshikimate 1-carboxyvinyltransferase — MSSMQRQELILKKMKERGIEVGSGIPNKKYDSKEVYELIHIANCFPELREKN, encoded by the coding sequence ATGTCAAGTATGCAAAGACAAGAACTGATATTAAAGAAGATGAAAGAGAGAGGCATAGAGGTGGGAAGTGGAATTCCGAATAAAAAATACGATAGCAAAGAGGTTTATGAATTAATTCATATTGCAAATTGCTTCCCAGAATTAAGAGAGAAAAATTAA
- a CDS encoding carbon storage regulator CsrA, whose translation MFKKFLLTSFLLLSSLITIYPSKKENTNLLDYCYSLEKIISRNTLEKNKNLSKNFRPLAKDIALFGTKKTKGTFANKIIDQYKNSKKLFIITFVPNKIYCLAGYWIEEVSPGKFESFFYEKTKQKINEYKNTKKEVDEFIKGINLEYKSIKKEINDFF comes from the coding sequence ATGTTTAAAAAATTTCTTTTAACTTCATTTTTACTTTTAAGTTCCCTCATAACTATATATCCTTCAAAAAAAGAAAATACTAATCTTTTAGATTATTGTTATTCTTTAGAAAAAATAATTTCTAGAAATACACTAGAAAAAAATAAGAATCTATCAAAGAATTTTAGGCCTTTAGCAAAAGATATTGCTCTATTTGGGACTAAAAAAACTAAAGGCACCTTCGCTAATAAGATAATTGATCAATATAAAAATTCCAAAAAATTATTTATTATTACTTTTGTTCCAAACAAAATTTATTGTTTAGCAGGATATTGGATAGAGGAGGTAAGTCCAGGAAAATTTGAATCATTTTTCTATGAGAAAACCAAACAAAAAATAAATGAATATAAGAATACTAAAAAAGAAGTAGATGAATTTATTAAAGGAATTAATTTAGAATATAAATCTATAAAAAAAGAAATTAATGATTTTTTTTAG
- a CDS encoding DoxX family protein, whose product MKIHFLKNKSIKSFLDFFSRVSISAIFISAIPGKINDFERTVEYISSKGIPEPISSILLVGAIICLILGSGFFIFGENQKIGSVFLLLFIIPTTIIFHLFPFHQRAVFMNLALIGGLIITAIREPK is encoded by the coding sequence ATGAAAATTCATTTTTTAAAAAATAAAAGTATCAAATCTTTTTTAGATTTTTTTTCAAGAGTATCAATTTCAGCAATATTTATCTCAGCCATACCAGGCAAAATAAATGATTTTGAAAGAACAGTTGAATATATTTCTTCAAAAGGTATTCCTGAACCAATTTCATCTATTCTTCTAGTGGGAGCAATTATATGTCTTATCTTGGGTTCTGGATTTTTTATATTTGGAGAAAATCAAAAAATCGGTTCAGTCTTTTTATTACTATTTATTATTCCAACAACAATAATTTTTCATCTATTCCCTTTTCATCAAAGAGCAGTATTTATGAATCTCGCATTGATAGGTGGATTAATTATTACTGCAATAAGGGAACCAAAATAA
- a CDS encoding DUF3804 family protein gives MNDKETIISLLNEFANPKKMASFFVNNATSDFLFIRPSGNPIDAKNFQQMITDEIVQEKAEITKIHRFEFLSETIVMCIFTLGSKFTYKGTPNNDLPTVTSIFKKVNNVWKIHWMQRSTGNSDLSLWD, from the coding sequence ATGAATGATAAAGAAACAATAATTTCATTATTAAATGAGTTTGCTAATCCAAAAAAAATGGCCTCATTTTTTGTTAACAACGCGACTTCAGATTTTTTATTCATAAGACCGAGTGGTAATCCTATAGATGCAAAAAATTTCCAACAAATGATTACTGATGAAATTGTTCAAGAAAAGGCGGAAATAACTAAAATTCACCGATTCGAATTTTTAAGCGAGACTATAGTAATGTGCATTTTTACACTAGGTTCAAAATTTACTTATAAAGGGACACCTAATAATGACTTACCAACAGTTACGTCAATTTTTAAAAAAGTAAATAATGTTTGGAAAATTCACTGGATGCAAAGATCTACAGGAAATTCGGATTTATCTTTATGGGATTAG